In Galactobacillus timonensis, the genomic window GTGGTAAAAGTCAATTGCTTCGTGGGTTGGATAATACTGCGTCGGATCAATTGTCAGAGCAGGATCATTATCAGAATAATTGCCAAGATACAGGTAATCGGCAGTACATGGACCTTTGCCGTCAACATTCCATGCCCCTTCCGCCTGATTCGCAGCAATTGCTCCTCCCCAAAGAAAATCATCTCGAAACACGCTCATGTACTCCTCCTTATTGAATAGTGAGCAGAATCCCGCAACCGATCATCACAAGGCCAGCGAGATACTTAGCAGAAACCGTCTCATGATAGACAAGAACCGAAACAATACACAGCAGGATCAGCAATGCCGCGCCGACAATCGGCTGCAGTTTTCCAACTCCCCAGCCGTTTCGATATGCCAGCTGATACCCAAAATCATATGCAACAAGAACAATGCCAAGAATAATCTACCAAAAATTCAGGCTGCGTATCTGCTGAAAAAGTGTTGTATCCTTCTTTGTCAGAAAGAAAAGAATCAGCGAAACCGTCAAAGCAACCAGATATGTAACAATCAGTGAGCTGAACAGATTAGCTCCCTCAGGAACATTCTTTGAGCAGATCTGATAAATCGTGCCCGCGGCAACAATCAACAAGAGAGATAAATATTTCATTAGGCACCCGTCGAAAAGGCCGGTTTTTACACCGGCCAAGAATTATTTCATTGCTGCAGAAATCTGTTTCCAGACATTTGTGCCATTCATCATACCGAAATCCGCCGGAGAGATGACCAGAACAGGCTTCCCCGCTGCCTTTGCCTCAAAGTCCTTCTGCGCATAGCGAATCTGCGGCCCGAGAAGATAAATATCGTAGTCTCCAAGGTCTTCAATCGCCTGTGCATAGGCAGTAGCCTTAATATCCAGATCAGTCACACCGTCTTTTGCAGCGGCTTCTTCGATCTTTGTCTTCATAATTCCGGTAGACAGTCCGCCATAGCAGATAAGCAATATTTTCATGTAGTTCCTCCAGATCAGGCCTGTACGGCATTCTTTTCTTCCGCGAGCTTCTCACGGTCCAATGCCTTGATAAACGGGAAGTAAATCAAAGCATCAACCACAATTAGCACCAGAACAAGGATAAATGCCCTTACATCGACCGTAGAAATCATCGCAGCAATCGGGCAGAACAGATTCCAGCCCGGATATGATACAGTACGCGACACCAAACCAGTTGACATGCAGATATAGGTGATGATCATGTTTGCAACCGGTGCCCCGATAAATGGAACAGCCATAATCGGATTCATCATTAGTGGAACACCGAAGATGACCGGTTCATTGATATTGAAGAAGGCAGGTACAATTCCAAGCTTTCCAACTGTCTTTAACTGCTTTGATTTGCATGCAAAGCACAGCAGAAGTACCAGTCCAAACGTTGCGCCGGACCCACCGATCATGACAAAGAACCACCAGTACGGTTCTGTAATGACATATGGAAGTTGCGTACCCGTCGTACCTGCAGCATATGCAGAAATATTTGCCGCCAGTGCTGTTGCCCAGAATGCGCCCATCGGGCCGGTAATGACGGAATCATGAATTCCAAACCACCAGAACAGCATAACAAGGAACACAAGAATAATACCGCCCCAAATGCTGTCAGTAGCCTTCAGAACCGGAGCCAGGATTGTCGAAATAATTGCCGGGAATGTAGAACCTGTCAAAGCGATCGTAACGGCATGCACAAGTCCAAATACAAGCAGCACAATCGCAACCGGAATCAACATCCCGAACGATTCCGTAAGAGCTTCCGGAACTCCCTGCCCCTCTAGCGAGATATAGCCAACCTTCTTATTTGTCAGCCAGCGCAGAAGTTCAATCGAAAGAATACTGGAAATCAAGGCCGCAAAGAGGCCGGTACCACCAAGATAGTCAAATGTCTTTGCACCACTGGGATCCATGACGGCAACGATCATATAAGAGACAACAGCGGTCAAAACAGGGATAAAACCCTTCATCTTATATGTCTGATTGCCCAGGAAATACCCGATGCCGGCTGCCACAAACAGTGACAGAAACTCCATGCAGATGGTATAGATTGCACCAATCGGTGTTCCAACCACATTTGCAAATGCCGCCCAGCCTTTCATAAAGCTGTACAGGAAACCCGGATCCAATGTCGTATAATCCACCGGCGGTGAAATCAATACGAGTGCAAGTGAACCGAGCGTCATGAACGGAATCATGCTCATGAACGAGTTTGAGATCGCCTTCAAATAGCGATTGCTGGCAAGCTTATTCGCTGCCGGGAGCATTTTTTCTTCAATGAATGATGACTTAGCCATACTTTATCCCCTTTCTTCGTCTCAATCATTTACTGCCAAATGTTTGTAAAGCCTGATCAGATCTCGTACATTCTGCTCATAGGACATTGCATGCATCAGATGATCCTGTGCATGAATCAGAATGATAGAGAACGGAATCTCTTCGTTTCTTGCTTCCGCGTTCAGAAGATTTGTCTGTGACTGATGTGCCTGTACGAGCTGCTGATCCCCTGTTTTCATCAGCTCTTCCGCACCCGCAAAATCAAAGTTCGAAGCTGCTTCCCCGGCTTTTACAAAGCTGTCGAATGCTTCGCCAGCATGGGAAATAACCTGAAATGAAATCATCTGAACTTCTTCTTTTGTCATTAATTCCTCCGCCCCTTTTCAGAATCCTGCAGATTCCTGAAATAAATCTCTTCTTGTAAAAAGAATAATTTTTTCAACATCAAAAAGAAAATTGCATTTTGCGGCACCTCCCGCAGACGAACATTCTCCATGTTTTGTGTAATGATATATTCATGGATGAGTTAACGAATAAATTGACAGAGCGCCAATGGGCACTGTTAAAGGCAATTCAACAGTGTGGCGGCAAGGCCAGCGGAAAAACATTATCCGGTCGGCTGAATCTTTCGCTTCGAACCGTTCAGTCCGAGATGCGGATTCTGAAAACCGATGGATACATATCTTCCGATCCGGAGGGATATCGGATTTCCAGCCACGCTGCCACGCTGATAAGCACTCCCGTCAAGAACGGTGGCGATGTAGACCAAATTATTCACGCACTGTTATTTTCCGATTCTCCGGTCTCTATCTATGATCTGTGTGATGAATTTGCGCTCAGCGAATCCGCTTTGAACGTGCGCCTTACACACATTCAAAACTATGTCCGCAAAGACAGCCTGAAACTTATTCGTAAGGGTTCACTTGTATCCATCGAAGGTTCAGAATTGAACAAGCGCCGGATGATTCGAGGGTTGATTATTGACAATGTAAAAGAAAACGCAAATGGAATTGCGTGTTATCAGAGGTACTTTCCAGGGATTGATGTCGATGTTGTTCAAAACATTATTGTTTCTTCTTTACAGGATGCAGGCTTCTATATCCAGGCCCCTTATGCATCATCTCTCTATCTGAGCATTCTTATCTTTCTGTACCGGATTCTCCACAATATTCATACACCGGATCTGAATAATCCGATTGATACTGCATCGGTAGAATACATGCTTGCACAAACCATCGTGAAAAGGTTTGGGCAACACTACACTATTTCCTATACAGGAAATGACGCATCCTACCTTGCTTCGCTTTTCCAAGGGCAGATTTCACAGAGTGCAGGTCAGAGGATTTTGAAAATCGATGTAATCGAAAAACGAGTGACGGAATTATTGACCGAGGTCCTTGAGGAGCGTTTTGTTCCAGCTGATGTTTCGCCATTCATCCATAATCTTTCGCTTCATATATATGAATTGATTCATCGTTGCCAGACACATAATGTTGTATTGAGCAATTCCTATGTGAGTCTGAAAGAAAGTTCACCATTCATCTACGATGTAGCCGTTGCCTTCGCAAAAGAGCTGGAAAAGGAATACAGCATTCAAATCCCAGATGATGAAATTGCATTCCTGGCTGTCCATATCGGTCTAATCATTGCATCGCAGAACGCTGATAAATCGTCCCCTGTTTCCATCCTTCTTTTCGCTTCTAACTATCATGGCATCGCTGAAATGATCCGACAAAGAATGATAGAGAGCTATCAGGACCGTATTACTGTCGAGATTGCTGATATCCTGTCTTCATCATCCATTTTTTCAATCTATGACCTGATCATCAGCACCACGCATCTTTCTGTCATCGGCGGTAATGTCATTGAAATCTCACCGTTTTATTCCGTAATGGACAGAACGCGCGTTGATGAAGCCATTACTGCATGTTTGAAGAGAAAAGAAGCCTCTCGCTGGAAGAGAGACATCATGAATGCTTTCGCACCTGATCTCTTCTTTATTCGTGATGATATTGATACATCCACAGAAGCAATCCGGTTTCTATGTGACAGAATGATTCGCTTCGGTGCGGTGGATGAAAACTATACAGAATCAGTACTAGAACGTGAATCCCTATCACCAACCTGCTTTTTCAATGAGTTTGCAATTCCGCATGCGTTAGAAATGAACGCAAAGAAGACGATGTTTGCAATCCTTATCAATAAAAACGGGATTCAATGGAGCAGCTCCAAAGTACAGCTCTGCATGATGATTGCAATCACAAAGGAAGACAGCAAGGTCTTCTCCGATACCTACAATGGAGCTGTCCATGTTCTGACCGATTTCTCGAAATTTACAAAGCTCATTAACAGCAAGACATTCGCCGAGTTTATTCTGAATTTCATGCAGGATTGATTCTATTTGACGCTATAGCTTGTGCACTTCTCTTTCTGCTTTCATTTAGTACTGCCGATTCTTTTCAATAGAGGCCGATAGATCAAGCTTATTTCTCCCACCTACCGGCGCAGTAATCCAAATACACAGATTCTGTCGAGTTAATTCCTGCTAAGAAGAAGACCTCGATCAGAATGTAGATCAAGGTCAATGTACTATACATGCACGCAATGTGTACCAGTCACTCTTTTGGACGATATACGCGTACGTTATCGAGGAAGTAATTTGCAGTTTCAGCTGTTTCTCCAGGCTTCAAATCCTTATATGCATCCTCGAAGATCCACACACGGCTATCAGTCAGGTCACAGAGATAGAGCAGATAGGCTTCAAGGAACTTGGGCTGCACGCAAGCTCCAAACTCCGGGTTTCCATGATGGCTCAGCAACATATGCTGCAACAGCATCTTCTTTTCCGGGTCAATCGAAAGCTCGTCACACACTCTGCCGATGTACTCGGCACCAATGAACAAATGGCCTTCGAGATTGCCCTCATTGGTGTAACCACTGACCAGACCGAACTTGCTGCGCTGAAATTCCCGAATCTTGCCAATGTCATGCAGGATCACGCCACAATACAGCAGTTCCGCATTGATCAGAGTCGGATACGCCGCAACAAAACCTTTCGCGACCCTGAGCATACCTGTCAGATGCTGAAGAAGGCCGCCAACTCCATTTTCATGGACTTTCTGCGCAGCGGGGATCCTCAGTAACACTTCTCTGTTATCTGACAGTACTTTCTCAGTTAACCGCTTGTAATCCGAATCGTGAAACCCATCTACCGTATTCCAGAGTTCTGAAAACATATTTTCCAATGGCTCGGGTGCCATTGGCAACAGCAGTCTCAAGTACTCATCCGGGATAGGGTGATCATCCGGTATACGCTGAAGCATGTTAACGTTGATCTGAAGCTTACCGTTGTATGTCTCGACTGTGAATCCTGCATGTACTGCTTCGCCGGCAACGAGAGCATCCATTTCCGGCTTTTTCTCCCATACCTTACCCGAAATAGAGCCTGTCGCATCCTGAAGTGTTACAGCCAAATACGGTTTTCCGGTTGTTGTATTGCGAGGCGTGATGGCCTGCAACAGATATACGCTTTTGCAGGCCATTCCTTCCGCGAGTCCACTGATATCCTGATGCTGATAACGCCTTGTTTCGCCCATGTCAGATCTCCCAACAGGTAATGAACTCAGACGGGAACTCTTCCGAATCCGGGTTCAGCCCATTCTCTGCCCGAAAGGATACCTTCCTGTTTCCCTTCTCAACAGTCAAATGACTGCTGAATTCCGTCCATCCGTGGGCATAAAACCAGTGATCATCATAATCATTGCCGATCGGCTGAACAATGTTTTCCATGAACGATGCCATATTGAACAGCGTCCCGTCACTGAGATTCTGGATATTGGCATCGATCACTGCCATAACCAGCTCGCTCAATCCAGTCTCCTTGGTGACTGCCTGCTTCAACGCTGCCCATGCAAAAGTGGCAAACATATCATTGCTGAGGTTCAGAGTATCATCCACCATAACGCTTGTTGCTGCGTCATACATCCGCATTCGTTCTGTAACTGAACTCAGGGCTTTTGCTCTTGCTTCTTTTTCCTCAGAAAGCCGATTGCTGAAGGAAAGCCAGCCATGCTCGCAGAGCCAGTCATAATCGGATTCGCAGGAACACGACTGAACTTCGCTTTCCATAAGCGATGCCATCATGAACAGTGAACCGTCATTAAGATAAGAAATGCTGGGCGAAATGGATGCCATCAGAAGCTCTCCAATATCAGGTGCCTCTGACACCGTATACCTGATCGCTTCCAGTGCAAATACGCTGAAGATCTCACTGCTCATTGCTACGTTGTTGGTTGTGTTTCTCATTTCATGTTCTCCTTTTCTTCTTTAGATTCATGGATTCGATTGATTCCACAATCGATTGTTGCCTGATACATTTCGACGATATATGCGATTCGGGTCAACTGTTCATCGCTGAGTTCCCCGCGGGTTTTGAGTGCTTCCAGCTCCTGAATCATTGCTTCAATCTCCCTCTTCAAAGCAAGGAAGATGCGAGGATTTCCTGTCACTACAATTTCGTGATTCAGAAGTTTGCTGATGATATAGTCCTGACTGGTCATTCCCGACAAATGAACCAGAGTCTTGAGTTCAAGATACTCATCCTGCGAGAGACGGATGCCGCAGAATTTATTGCGCCACCGTCCCCTTGCATCCAGGTTTTTCCTACTCATCATCCACCTCCTTCTGGATATCATCCAGTCTTCCAGCCATCTTCCGCTGCGCATTTGGAAACAAATGGGCATAGTGAAATGTAATGTAGACACTGCTGTGGCCAACACGTGCTCCAATTTCCAGTGCACTGAACCCCTCATGGATCAAAAGTGATACATGGGAATGCCTCAAATCATGAACCCTGATCTGATGGACTCCAGCTTTAGCTGCGCCACTCTTGATATGCTTGGTCAAATGGCTTTTCGTCAACGGGAACAGTCGCTGATCATCCTGAGGGTTGTAGATCATCTTCAGATAGTCCCGAAGCTCATTGATAAGGAATTCGGGAATTTCCACTTTCCGGACGCTCATATCGGTCTTGGGGCTTGTGATATGCTCCTCCCCGTGCAAGATATAAAAGGTCTTGTTGATATCGATGTATCCCTCATCGAGATGGATATCTTTAGGAGTAAGAGCAAGCAGCTCACCCTCCCGCAGCCCTGCCCAGTAAAGAACCTCAAATGCGTAGTAATACATCGGCTCCGCCATTTCTTCCAGAGCGAATTTCCGGTATTCCTCAGTCGTCCAGAAGGAAATCTTCACTTCCTTATCCGTTCCAAGGTTTCCGACAACTGCAGCTACATTTTTCGGAAGCTCGTAATACCGAACCGCAAAGTTCAGCACAGCCGACAACTGATTGTGAACCGTCTTGAGATAAGACTTACTCAGCTTTTCTCCGTTTGGCATCCGATATGTCAGCAACATATTCTGCCAAGACAACACATCCGCTGTCGTAAGCTTGTTCACCGCACGTTCCCCAAGATAAGGCGTTATCCATTTCGAATAGATCATCATCTTCTCATAGAAGGTGTCAGGCTTAATCCGTTCCTTCATATTGGTCATGTAGAGATCGATGAAGCTTGACAGCGTCATATCCAAGGTTCCTGCAGTTCTCAGCTTGAACTGGTTTTCCCAGGAAAGGGCATCCCTCTTCGTTTTGAACCCACGTTTCGTGAGCCACTTGCGCTTCCCGTCCCAGGTCAGATAGCTGAGCTTCACAATCCACGATCCGTTTTTCTGCTTATATGCAGGCATATCAGTGCACCCCCAGACCGCCGTAGATGCGCGTCTCGAAGTAGTTCTTACTGACACGGCCATGAATAGTCAGATAACCCATCTTCTCAAGCTCGGTATTCATCGAAGCAATGACCTTATAGGCTTTGGAGACAGATATTGACATGATCGCTGCTACGTCCTGAGCATTCAGGAACAAACTTCCACTGGTGTTGTTCATCTTCATTCTCCCTTCAGAGTGGGGAAATAAAACGCCGCGGAGGTGCTTCCTCACGCGGTGTCCTAGATGAACATCGTTTCCGAGTGCTTGCATTGATATTGTGTTAAACATTACAATATCGATGCGGTGCAGCTCGGCTGCTGTGAGGTACCAGTCCTACCTTGCAGGTCTGAGGAGGTGCGAACTCTTCAGGCTGCCGCTTTTTATTTCCATCTATAATGTAGCATACATGGTACCATGTGTCAAGCGAACTTTACCAGTTTCTGTGGTATAGTTTTGGAAGAGGTAACAATGGTAAGCGAGGCGAAGAAAAAAGCAGATCGTAAATGGGAAGCAGAAAAAACGGATGCTGTTCGTTTTCGTGTACCTAAAGGCATGCGCGACAAGATCAAGAAGTGTGCGGAATTAAACGGCGAAACCGTCAATGAAATGCTAATGCGGTTGGTCGAAGCTGAAATGAAACGCACTTTCCCTAATGGAGAAAGTGGCACAGATTCGCAATAGCCATTATTGAATTCAGAGAGAAAGCAAATCTTTTATTCTTCTGCAGAGGCAGTTATTCTCTATAATACACTGCCCCTTTTTTGCGCAGTCATTCGCATGATATCCCGCTTATCCTCGCTCTGTTCATTCGTTGAAGCAATCATGCATTCATATCATCTGTCTCACAGTTCCCGTCCAGTTTGTTGCCAGGCATGACCAATTCATTTCTCCAAAAGCAGCTTCTAATTCAGCAATAGTGGCTATTATCGAGGCTTCGGGCATGATTGTGGGTGAAAAATCAATTTCAAACAGAAAATAAAGATTGAAAAAGCCATCCTAGCTCCTGTAATGTATCAGCGACCAAACATCAACATAAAGGAGACCAAGATGACTGCTGATACCTTATGCAAGAAACTGCTCTGTGTCAAGGACACAGTTGTTGAATCACAGGATTTTTATTCAGCATTTTTATTCAGATACGGATGGAGTCAAGCATCTGAGAATCAAAGCAAGACCTTCCAAATGGCATGAGGATGAATGCGCGTTCTGCGGGAAGAGACATCTTTCCAGATACGATACTGCAGCCAGAAAGCCGAAGGTCTGGAGGGGTCTGGACTTCGGAGGTATTCTGGTTGAGATTGAGCATTAGACGCATCGTGTGACATGTCCCGAGCATGGCATAGTCACTGCTGCAGTTCCATGGGCACATCCTTCCAGCAGCTTTACGAAGGAATTCGATATGGCTGTTACCTGGCTTGCCGAATACCTTCCCAGGAGTGCAGTAGCGAACTACATGCGCATTGACTGGCAGACGGTAGGAAGCTGTGTTTCCAGAGCTCTTCACGACCTTGAACCGGATCGCTCAGGAAGACCGAACGGGCTGGTAAACATCGGCATTGATGAGACAAGCTACTGCAAAGGACACAAGTACATAACAGTAGTAGTCAACCACGACACCAATTCTGTTGTCTGGGTTGCGGATGGCCACGGAAAAGCTGTTCTTGAGCAGTTCTACAAAGGTCTTACCCCAGAACAGCTTGCCAGTATCAAGGTCGTTACAGGAGACGGTGCACGCTGGATCACAGACTGTGTCAATGAGTTCACCCCAAGCTGCACCAGGTGTATGGATCCGTTCCATGTCGTAGAGTGGGCGACGGAATCCTTAGATGAGGTTCGCAAAGATCGATGGCGCTGCGCCCATCAGAAAGTCCAGGAAATGGAAAAGAAGGACCCTCAGAAACCTGGCCGCCCGAAATCTGATGACAATATCTCTGCAGCGATCAAGGCTGCTAAGGAAAAGGCGTCTGAGATCAAGAATTCCGCTTACACCTTAGGCAAAGCACCGGAGAATCTGACAGAGAATCAGCAGATCCGTCTGGAGATGATTCAGGCAAATGATCCTCAGCTGTACCGTGCGTATCGGCTGAAGGAATCACTTCGTCTTCTGCTCAAGTCGACAGATGCTGAGCAGGCGGAAGCAGATCTGAAGCACTGGATCTTCTGGGCAAGCCACAGCAGAATCCCTGCATTCGTTGAACTCTCCAGAAAGATCAAGCGTCACAAGGAGCACATTCTGAACACGATCCGGCTAGGACTGAGCAACGCCAGAATTGAAGCGACGAACAACAAAATCAAGCTAATCATTCGAAAGGCTTACGGCTTCAGAAACATTAACAACATGATGGATATGGTGTACTTGGTATGCTCGGATATTAAGGTTCCACTTCCAAGCAGAAAGTTGAAGGTACACACCCCTGCATGAATACTGGAGATTCAGTAATTTTCACCCACAACGATGCCAGAAGAGCCCTAAGTTTCTTTATATTTATGACAGAGATAACTCAATGTCTAATCCTATCAGAACTATTTAAGCGCTTTCATTATGGAAATGCAACTGGTATTTTTGACACTGTTCAAATAACAAGTTCATAATTGCTGTAAATTAAGCCATTTCATTGTTCATGATAAATTGCAGAAATTTTTTTTAGAATATCCATATGTTCAAAACC contains:
- a CDS encoding PTS sugar transporter subunit IIB → MKILLICYGGLSTGIMKTKIEEAAAKDGVTDLDIKATAYAQAIEDLGDYDIYLLGPQIRYAQKDFEAKAAGKPVLVISPADFGMMNGTNVWKQISAAMK
- a CDS encoding PTS sugar transporter subunit IIC, which produces MAKSSFIEEKMLPAANKLASNRYLKAISNSFMSMIPFMTLGSLALVLISPPVDYTTLDPGFLYSFMKGWAAFANVVGTPIGAIYTICMEFLSLFVAAGIGYFLGNQTYKMKGFIPVLTAVVSYMIVAVMDPSGAKTFDYLGGTGLFAALISSILSIELLRWLTNKKVGYISLEGQGVPEALTESFGMLIPVAIVLLVFGLVHAVTIALTGSTFPAIISTILAPVLKATDSIWGGIILVFLVMLFWWFGIHDSVITGPMGAFWATALAANISAYAAGTTGTQLPYVITEPYWWFFVMIGGSGATFGLVLLLCFACKSKQLKTVGKLGIVPAFFNINEPVIFGVPLMMNPIMAVPFIGAPVANMIITYICMSTGLVSRTVSYPGWNLFCPIAAMISTVDVRAFILVLVLIVVDALIYFPFIKALDREKLAEEKNAVQA
- a CDS encoding PTS lactose/cellobiose transporter subunit IIA, with translation MTKEEVQMISFQVISHAGEAFDSFVKAGEAASNFDFAGAEELMKTGDQQLVQAHQSQTNLLNAEARNEEIPFSIILIHAQDHLMHAMSYEQNVRDLIRLYKHLAVND
- a CDS encoding BglG family transcription antiterminator; amino-acid sequence: MDELTNKLTERQWALLKAIQQCGGKASGKTLSGRLNLSLRTVQSEMRILKTDGYISSDPEGYRISSHAATLISTPVKNGGDVDQIIHALLFSDSPVSIYDLCDEFALSESALNVRLTHIQNYVRKDSLKLIRKGSLVSIEGSELNKRRMIRGLIIDNVKENANGIACYQRYFPGIDVDVVQNIIVSSLQDAGFYIQAPYASSLYLSILIFLYRILHNIHTPDLNNPIDTASVEYMLAQTIVKRFGQHYTISYTGNDASYLASLFQGQISQSAGQRILKIDVIEKRVTELLTEVLEERFVPADVSPFIHNLSLHIYELIHRCQTHNVVLSNSYVSLKESSPFIYDVAVAFAKELEKEYSIQIPDDEIAFLAVHIGLIIASQNADKSSPVSILLFASNYHGIAEMIRQRMIESYQDRITVEIADILSSSSIFSIYDLIISTTHLSVIGGNVIEISPFYSVMDRTRVDEAITACLKRKEASRWKRDIMNAFAPDLFFIRDDIDTSTEAIRFLCDRMIRFGAVDENYTESVLERESLSPTCFFNEFAIPHALEMNAKKTMFAILINKNGIQWSSSKVQLCMMIAITKEDSKVFSDTYNGAVHVLTDFSKFTKLINSKTFAEFILNFMQD
- a CDS encoding 3'-5' exoribonuclease YhaM family protein; the protein is MGETRRYQHQDISGLAEGMACKSVYLLQAITPRNTTTGKPYLAVTLQDATGSISGKVWEKKPEMDALVAGEAVHAGFTVETYNGKLQINVNMLQRIPDDHPIPDEYLRLLLPMAPEPLENMFSELWNTVDGFHDSDYKRLTEKVLSDNREVLLRIPAAQKVHENGVGGLLQHLTGMLRVAKGFVAAYPTLINAELLYCGVILHDIGKIREFQRSKFGLVSGYTNEGNLEGHLFIGAEYIGRVCDELSIDPEKKMLLQHMLLSHHGNPEFGACVQPKFLEAYLLYLCDLTDSRVWIFEDAYKDLKPGETAETANYFLDNVRVYRPKE
- a CDS encoding plasmid mobilization protein, producing the protein MSRKNLDARGRWRNKFCGIRLSQDEYLELKTLVHLSGMTSQDYIISKLLNHEIVVTGNPRIFLALKREIEAMIQELEALKTRGELSDEQLTRIAYIVEMYQATIDCGINRIHESKEEKENMK
- a CDS encoding site-specific integrase is translated as MPAYKQKNGSWIVKLSYLTWDGKRKWLTKRGFKTKRDALSWENQFKLRTAGTLDMTLSSFIDLYMTNMKERIKPDTFYEKMMIYSKWITPYLGERAVNKLTTADVLSWQNMLLTYRMPNGEKLSKSYLKTVHNQLSAVLNFAVRYYELPKNVAAVVGNLGTDKEVKISFWTTEEYRKFALEEMAEPMYYYAFEVLYWAGLREGELLALTPKDIHLDEGYIDINKTFYILHGEEHITSPKTDMSVRKVEIPEFLINELRDYLKMIYNPQDDQRLFPLTKSHLTKHIKSGAAKAGVHQIRVHDLRHSHVSLLIHEGFSALEIGARVGHSSVYITFHYAHLFPNAQRKMAGRLDDIQKEVDDE
- a CDS encoding DNA-binding protein; this translates as MNNTSGSLFLNAQDVAAIMSISVSKAYKVIASMNTELEKMGYLTIHGRVSKNYFETRIYGGLGVH
- a CDS encoding Arc family DNA-binding protein — its product is MVSEAKKKADRKWEAEKTDAVRFRVPKGMRDKIKKCAELNGETVNEMLMRLVEAEMKRTFPNGESGTDSQ
- a CDS encoding ISL3 family transposase gives rise to the protein MTCPEHGIVTAAVPWAHPSSSFTKEFDMAVTWLAEYLPRSAVANYMRIDWQTVGSCVSRALHDLEPDRSGRPNGLVNIGIDETSYCKGHKYITVVVNHDTNSVVWVADGHGKAVLEQFYKGLTPEQLASIKVVTGDGARWITDCVNEFTPSCTRCMDPFHVVEWATESLDEVRKDRWRCAHQKVQEMEKKDPQKPGRPKSDDNISAAIKAAKEKASEIKNSAYTLGKAPENLTENQQIRLEMIQANDPQLYRAYRLKESLRLLLKSTDAEQAEADLKHWIFWASHSRIPAFVELSRKIKRHKEHILNTIRLGLSNARIEATNNKIKLIIRKAYGFRNINNMMDMVYLVCSDIKVPLPSRKLKVHTPA